Part of the Paenibacillus sp. JNUCC32 genome is shown below.
GCAGTGCGATCGATCTGGTTATTCATCAGGGGAAACTAGGTGAGGTTTATAATATTGGGGGCAACAACGAACGTACCAATGTTCATATCGTCAAAACCATTTTGAACGAGCTGGGTAAGCCGGAGTCACTGATTACTTACGTGACAGACCGTCCAGGCCACGACCGACGTTATGGCATTGATCCTACAAAAATCATGAATGAGCTGGGCTGGAAGCCAAAGCACAACTTCGAGACAGGCATTAAGGAAACGATTCAGTGGTATTTGAGCAACAAAGAGTGGTGGACGAGAATTCAATCCGGCGCATATCGTGATTATATGACCCAGCAGTATGGCAGCCGTTTGGGTGGGAACGGATGAAGGTATTAATCACAGGAGCACATGGTCAGCTAGGGCAGGATATTGCGCGGATATTTAACCTAGCTGGTCATGAAGTTTTTAGCTGCGGTAGAGAAGAACTAAACATAACGGACTTAGATCAATGCTTCCAAGTAAGTTCAACCCGCAGACCGGACTGGATCATTCATTGTGCGGCATATGCCGCGGTTGATGCTGCAGAGACGGATGTGGACGGTGCTTATCTCGTGAATGCAGTAGGTACTAGAAACATGGCTCTCGCTGCTGAAAAAATCGATGCCAAGATCGTATTTATTAGCACGGACTACGTTTTTAGTGGTACGAGTGAAAGGCCATATAACGAGTATGATTCTCCCGACCCGCAAAGCGTTTATGGAAAGTCCAAGCTTGCAGGGGAACAGATGGTTCAACATTTTTGCTCTCGTTGGTTTATTGTGCGAACTTCATGGTTGTTCGGCCTGCATGGCAACAACTTTGTAAAAACGATGCTTCGTCTAGGACAAGAAAAACCGCTGTTAAAGGTGGTTAACGACCAAAAAGGTTCGCCCACCTACACGGTAGATCTGGCGCAGTTCTTGATAAACTTAATTTCCACTGAAAAATACGGTATATATCATGCCTCCAACAATGGTTCTTGTACTTGGTATGAGTTTACTAGCGCCATTTTTGAAGAGGCTCGTGAACAATTGGGACTTACCATAACCGCTGAATTGCAGCCTTGTACTACTGAAGAGTTTCCAAGACCCGCTCCACGTCCGGCCAATTCAGTCATGGATCATTTAGCTATCCGACTAAACCAATTTGAGGATTTGCCACATTGGCGTGAAGGGCTGAAGCAGTTTATGCTGGATATGAAGCAGCACCCTGAACTATACTTAAAATGAATACAGCGACTCGAAAGGCCTGATCTGTATGATCTGGCCTTTTTTAGCTAGCTTCTTTCTCTATAGACCTCTCAGCTGTATTGGGTCTACGAGATTATTGATTTCAAGTGTTTTTTCGGAGGTTCCCGTATGAAAAAAGTGCAAGTATTGTTATCCGCCTATAACGGCGAACAATATATATCCGAGCAAATCCAGAGTATTCTCAATCAGACGCATGCTGCTGTCTCCATCCTGATAAGAGACGATGGATCGACTGATAAAACGATGGAGCTTCTCGACCAATGGGTGACAACACACCCCGATAAGATCAAGCTCATAAAAGGAACGAATGTTGGCGTTGTGTCCAGTTTCTTTGAACTGCTGCGTGCTGCAGATGCTGAAGCTGATTACTACTGTTTTTGCGACCAGGATGACGTGTGGCTTGATCATAAGGTAGAACATGCTATAGCGCGCTTGAATTCCTCTATACATACGGAAGTGCCGGCGATGGTATTTACATCGACCTACCTTACGGATGACGAGTTAAACCGGAAAGGTGCATGGCCAAAGCCTCCTGCTCAGGAGCCCTCTTTCTTTAATGCGTTGTACGAAAATATTGCCATTGGCGCGACCATCACGATGAATCGATCGGCGAGAAACCTGTTTATCAATAGTCAATCGGTGGACAGTCAAAAGGTTCTTATGCACGATTGGTGGTTCTACCTGCTCGTATCCGCCTTTGGAACCGTAATCTACGATAACAAGCCATCCATGTTATACCGTCAACACAATAATAATGTGGTAGGGGGCAACAACTCCCTCGTGGGTAAGTTGAAGAGCAAATGGGCCAGTTTTAAAAGACATACAGGCAAAGACTTGCTGCATAAACAAGCGAGCGAGTTTGATCGAATCTATGGATCGCGATTGATTGGCGAACAGAAAGAGCAGCTGGATTTATTTCTTGCAACTCGCACAAGATTCATGGACAGATTACATTATGCACGCAAGAGCAAATTGTACAGACAATCCAAGGCAGAGAGTTTGTTGTTTAAGTTTTTTATTTTGATCGGCTTTATATGAGAGTTGAATGGAAGAGGACAGAGCAAACTTATTCCTTGATATTCCTTATTTCCCTACGAACTATGCTATAATGTCGATAGATTACTATATTTGTCAGGAGACGTTATGCAATGGATTTAAGCATTTTAATCGTGAACTACAATACCTGGCAGCTGACGGTGGACTGTTTGCGATCCGTGTTTGCATCGGAGACGGAATATACATATGAAGTGATTCTGATAGATAACAACTCGAAGGACGAGTCCGTTCCAACCATCCGAGAGTTATTTCCGCAGGTTAAGCTGATCGAGAACGCGGAAAATACCGGCTTTGCCAAAGCAAACAATCAGGGAATGGAAGTGGCGGAAGGCCGCTATATGCTGCTGCTAAATTCCGACACGATTATCCAGCAGGATACGATCCAGACGATGGTCGCTTTTATGGACTATAACCCGATCATTGGCGCTTCTGGCTGCAAAATCGTCCTCCCGGACGGCTCACTGGATAAGGCCTGCAAAAGAGGGTTCCCGACGCCTTCGGCGTCCTTCTATTATGCTTTTGGGCTCAGCAAGCTGTTCCCGGACAAGCCGGAGTTTAACCAGTATCAGCTGGGGTATTTGAATCCGGACGTAGAGTATCCGGTGGATTGTTTGGTCGGTGCGTTCATGCTGGTACGTCGCGAGACGATTGAGCAGGTGGGCGGGCTGGACGAGACCTTTTTTATGTACGGGGAGGATATCGACTGGTGCTATCGCATCAAGCAGGCGGGATGGGGCATTCACTATTATCCGCGGACGACGATCACCCATTATAAAGGCGGCAGCGCCCGGCGCCGGCCGTTCAAGATCATTTATGAGTTCCATCGGGCGATGATTCTTTTTCATCGGAAGCATTACCGGCAGAAATACAACATATTCGTTAATGGAGCCGTGTATGCGGGCGTTGGTTTAAAATTGCTCCTGTCCCTGCTCACGAACCGGCTTAAGCCCATTCGTCCAGCAACGATAACGCAATCTTCAGATGGAATGGAGGTGAAATCATGATCCGCCAGAATCAGGGCTTTCTGACCAAATTGTATATGTTAACCGACTTTGCCTTTATCCAGTTAGCGTTTTTGCTCGCATGGTGGGTGAAATTCGAAAGTGGTTGGTTTCCCTATGAAGAGCCGTTACCTCTCGAAACCTATGCTTTGTGGAGTCTGGTGTACGGAGCGGTTGCGGTGGTTGTCGGCATCATGATTACCTTGTACTCGCCGAAGCGGAAAAAGCGCTTTGCCGACGAGTTCATGAAGATCTTCCAGATGCATTTCATCGGGATGTTCATTCTCCTCAGTATTATGTTTTTTGTTAAAGAGGTGGATATCTCCCGTTGGTATCTCGCCATCTACATGATTCTCAACGTAGCTTTCATTATCCTATACCGTTATTTCCTCAAGAAATCGCTCAAGCATTTTCGGGAAAAAGGCTACAACCGCCAATTCGTGCTCATCGTGGGTGCAGGGTCACTGGGCAAGCGCTTCTTCAAAAATCTGAAGCAATACCCGGAGCTTGGTTATGAAGTCATCGGTTTCCTGGATGATTACCAACAGTGGGACGAGATCGAAGCGAGACGGCTTAAACCCATTCTGGGTTCGGTCGGCGATCTACATAAGGTGCTGAACGAAAAGCTTGTCGATGAGGTCGTGCTAGCACTTCCTCTGAATGCCCACCACAAATATCCGGAGATCATTGCTGCTTGTGAAAAAGCAGGTGTCCGAACGCTAATTATCCCGGACTTTTTCGATTACCTCCCGGCACGGCCGGTGTTTGATAACTTTGCGGGTATGCCGATGATCAACGTGCGCGATATCCCGCTGGATCTAGCGGCAAACCGACTGTTCAAGCGGGCGTTTGATATCGTATTCTCGTTAGTGGCCATTATCCTCACCCTGCCGGTGATGATCGGAATTTACCTCGGTGTCCGATTGACCTCCCGGGGCCCTGTCATTTTCAAGCAGGAGCGGGTCGGGCTGAACCGCCGAAACTTTTATATGTATAAATTCCGGTCGATGAAGCCGCTGCCGGAAGGGGCGCCGGATACGGGCTGGACGGTGGAGAATGATCCGCGCCGCACCAAGTTCGGCTCGTTTCTCCGGAAGACCAGTCTGGATGAGCTGCCGCAGTTCTTTAATGTCCTGTTCGGACATATGAGCGTGGTGGGCCCAAGACCAGAACGACCTTATTACGTTGAACAGTTCAAAGAGGAGATTCCGAAGTACATGGTGAAACACCACGTACGCCCGGGCATCACGGGGTGGGCGCAGAGCAACGGCCTGCGCGGGGACACTTCGATAGAGGAGCGGATCAAGCACGATATTTTCTACATCGAGAATTGGTCCATTCTGTTTGATATCAAAATCATTCTGCGCACGATCCGTAACGGATTCAAAAACGCATATTGATTGAAATTTAAATGATGACGTCATCCGGCTTGAGCTGGATGGCGTCTTTTATTTACCTGTCCTAGAAGCATATTTCGACTAAAGCTGCTTACCAAGTCCCGTTGTAAAG
Proteins encoded:
- the rfbD gene encoding dTDP-4-dehydrorhamnose reductase → MKVLITGAHGQLGQDIARIFNLAGHEVFSCGREELNITDLDQCFQVSSTRRPDWIIHCAAYAAVDAAETDVDGAYLVNAVGTRNMALAAEKIDAKIVFISTDYVFSGTSERPYNEYDSPDPQSVYGKSKLAGEQMVQHFCSRWFIVRTSWLFGLHGNNFVKTMLRLGQEKPLLKVVNDQKGSPTYTVDLAQFLINLISTEKYGIYHASNNGSCTWYEFTSAIFEEAREQLGLTITAELQPCTTEEFPRPAPRPANSVMDHLAIRLNQFEDLPHWREGLKQFMLDMKQHPELYLK
- a CDS encoding glycosyltransferase family 2 protein, which translates into the protein MKKVQVLLSAYNGEQYISEQIQSILNQTHAAVSILIRDDGSTDKTMELLDQWVTTHPDKIKLIKGTNVGVVSSFFELLRAADAEADYYCFCDQDDVWLDHKVEHAIARLNSSIHTEVPAMVFTSTYLTDDELNRKGAWPKPPAQEPSFFNALYENIAIGATITMNRSARNLFINSQSVDSQKVLMHDWWFYLLVSAFGTVIYDNKPSMLYRQHNNNVVGGNNSLVGKLKSKWASFKRHTGKDLLHKQASEFDRIYGSRLIGEQKEQLDLFLATRTRFMDRLHYARKSKLYRQSKAESLLFKFFILIGFI
- a CDS encoding glycosyltransferase family 2 protein, which produces MDLSILIVNYNTWQLTVDCLRSVFASETEYTYEVILIDNNSKDESVPTIRELFPQVKLIENAENTGFAKANNQGMEVAEGRYMLLLNSDTIIQQDTIQTMVAFMDYNPIIGASGCKIVLPDGSLDKACKRGFPTPSASFYYAFGLSKLFPDKPEFNQYQLGYLNPDVEYPVDCLVGAFMLVRRETIEQVGGLDETFFMYGEDIDWCYRIKQAGWGIHYYPRTTITHYKGGSARRRPFKIIYEFHRAMILFHRKHYRQKYNIFVNGAVYAGVGLKLLLSLLTNRLKPIRPATITQSSDGMEVKS
- a CDS encoding undecaprenyl-phosphate glucose phosphotransferase, which codes for MIRQNQGFLTKLYMLTDFAFIQLAFLLAWWVKFESGWFPYEEPLPLETYALWSLVYGAVAVVVGIMITLYSPKRKKRFADEFMKIFQMHFIGMFILLSIMFFVKEVDISRWYLAIYMILNVAFIILYRYFLKKSLKHFREKGYNRQFVLIVGAGSLGKRFFKNLKQYPELGYEVIGFLDDYQQWDEIEARRLKPILGSVGDLHKVLNEKLVDEVVLALPLNAHHKYPEIIAACEKAGVRTLIIPDFFDYLPARPVFDNFAGMPMINVRDIPLDLAANRLFKRAFDIVFSLVAIILTLPVMIGIYLGVRLTSRGPVIFKQERVGLNRRNFYMYKFRSMKPLPEGAPDTGWTVENDPRRTKFGSFLRKTSLDELPQFFNVLFGHMSVVGPRPERPYYVEQFKEEIPKYMVKHHVRPGITGWAQSNGLRGDTSIEERIKHDIFYIENWSILFDIKIILRTIRNGFKNAY